In a genomic window of Erinaceus europaeus chromosome 12, mEriEur2.1, whole genome shotgun sequence:
- the NKIRAS2 gene encoding NF-kappa-B inhibitor-interacting Ras-like protein 2 — MGKSCKVVVCGQASVGKTSILEQLLYGNHVVGSEMIETQEDIYVGSIETDRGVREQVRFYDTRGLRDGAELPRHCFSCTDGYVLVYSTDSRESFQRVELLKKEIDKSKDKKEVTIVVLGNKCDLQEQRRVDPDVAQHWAKSEKVKLWEVSVADRRSLLEPFIYLASKMTQPQSKSAFPLSRKNKGSGSLDG, encoded by the exons ATGGGCAAGAGCTGCAAGGTGGTTGTGTGTGGCCAGGCATCTGTGGGCAAAACTTCAATCCTGGAGCAGCTTCTGTATGGCAACCATGTAGTGG GTTCTGAGATGATTGAGACACAGGAGGACATTTACGTGGGCTCCATTGAAACAGACCGGGGGGTGCGGGAGCAGGTGCGTTTCTATGACACCCGGGGCCTCCGAGATGGGGCCGAGCTGCCCCGACACTGCTTCTCTTGCACGGATGGCTATGTCCTGGTCTATAGCACTGACAGCCGAGAGTCCTTTCAACGCGTGGAGCTGCTTAAGAAGGAGATTGACAAATCCAAGGACAAGAAGGAG GTCACCATCGTGGTCCTCGGCAACAAGTGTGACCTGCAGGAGCAGCGGCGTGTGGACCCAGATGTGGCTCAGCATTGGGCAAAGTCAGAGAAGGTGAAGCTCTGGGAGGTGTCTGTAGCTGACCGCCGATCCCTCCTGGAGCCTTTCATCTACCTGGCCAGCAAAATGACCCAGCCCCAAAGCAAGTCTGCCTTTCCTCTTAGCCGCAAGAACAAGGGCAGTGGATCCTTGGATGGCTGA